The bacterium sequence TGTAAACGATTACCCGAAAAGCGATCGTGTTCCCTATGCGCTCTACTGGATCGGTCTCACTAATATGGAGAAGGGTGATTCCGCAGCCGCGACAGCAGCTTTTGAGGAACTCAGGTCTAAATTTCCCGCTCATGACTACGGTACGCTTGCCGGTATCAAGCTCGGAGACCTGAAACTCGACGCCGGTCAGTACGAGGATGCGATACGTTATTTCGATCAGGTTGCCGCTGCTCGCCCGGATGAGGCTGTCGGTTACGAAGCGGTTTACAAGAAGGGACTGGCGCTTCTTAAATCGGGCAATTCAGCCGATGCGGAAAAAACGTTCAGTGATCTCATCACCCGCCGTCCCGATGACATCATGGCACAGAAAGCCCGGCTCGAACTGGCGGAAGATGCCATTAAACAGGGAAAGGGAGACGAAGCGGTCTCTCTGGCCGAGTATGTAATTGAGCATGTTGTCGACGATAACGCCGCCCGTGCCCAGTATATCATCGGCAAACGATTCTTCGCGGACGGAAACTACCAGCGGGCATATGATGAGCTGATGAGGGGAACCATCCTCTATAAAACCTATGATGAATGGGTCACCCGTTCAAAAATATTGATTGCACAGTGCCTGGCGGCTCTCGATAAGAAGGACGAGGCTCTCAGGATGCTCGATGACATACTCGAGGCGCATCCCCGCGATGAATTCGGCCGTGAAGCGAAAGAGATACGGGCACAAGTGGCGAAGTGACAGGATAAAAAGGGACTGAGTGGCAAAGGGACAAAAACAAAGTTTTTTCTTCCATTACCATATGCCTTTTACACCATTTTTATATAATTACCTTCAATCTGGATTGACAGTGAAAACGAGTGTAGTTGCCATAGTCGTTATAGTGCTTTCTGTTTCGCTGGTTTCCGGGCAGGCCGAAACTCCTGATCTGAAACTTGATGTTTACCAGATTGTGGGGAAGGACACACGGGTCTTTACCATAACCGGCGACCGTTATTCGACTGTATCGTTCGTGAATGTGCCGGTTGTTCAGACTCCCGAGGAACGCTCGATAGAAACTTCCAAAGGACTTATCGGCGAGGACGAACGGCTTGTCCGGGAGGAAGTGTTTTTGCTGAATCGCGGCGTATACGGGAATCTTGACGCTGAAAGCGGTATAAAAACCCCTCTGATACTATGGGCGAAAGGCTCAGCCGACCTTGGAAAACAGGCCGGTACACTCGTTGTTTCGAATCGCATGGCCAATCAGCATACCCCGTTGAATGAAGCCCCGCTGATACAGGATGTGGAGGCTGCCGGATATTATGACGGGTCGTTCGCGCGGTTGTCGGTCGATGGCATGTTCGGCCGTGAGGACGATGAGCTCGATGGCAGGTTTTTCCGAAATCACGACCGTAATGTCGGCCGTTATCGCGCCGGAATGACCATGAGAATGTCACCTCTTGAAACATGGGACGCCTCGGGACGTCTTACAGTCATGGGCGCATCGTATAAGGATGCCGATATTCTCCGGACCGAAGAAAATGAATTCGTTTTCGCCGGCAATGGCAGGATTACAGGGGATTTGGGTTCCACGACAGTTGTTGCCCATGCATCGGGAAGCCGTATCGAGCTTGGTGATTTCATGGGAACCATATTTTCTGCGGACGGTGTCGGGGAATGGCTGCTCGGCGACAGTTTCGGAGTGAAGGCCGGTTTCGCTTTTTCGGCGTCACGGCTTCCCGATGAAGATACCGTGGTCCGTCTGTATCCGCGCGCCGGGATTGACTGGGCTCTTTCTCCGGACATGTATGTCAGGGCGGATTTCAAATCGGGAGTCAGTGAGTATTCATTTTCACGGCTCTATGGTCTGAACGGTCTGATAACCTACGATGTTCCCATGCTTTTCGAGGACAGGAAGATCGATGTTTCGGGAGAGTTCGGACTTTCGCTTCAGGATGGGATTAACATGTCTGTCGGCGGATTCTATATAAGCAGTGAGAATATGCCCGTATTCACGAGCTGGATGCTTCCCGCGGACAGTTCTGTGGTTTTCTACCGGATATTCGACAGCGGCGTTGTCGATATGGGCGGTATACGGCTGAAAGGGGAATATGACTCAGCGGGACACTGGGGTGTGGATGGATGTATAACGCTTACGAGCGCCACGTGTGATTCCACCGACAATGTCCCCTATATCCCCGGTATTGAAGCCGCATTGAACGGTTTCTACCTTTTCCGCCAGGTATGGAAATTCAGAGGAACGGTGCAGTTCTATGGTGAACACTATACAGAGCCGG is a genomic window containing:
- a CDS encoding TonB-dependent receptor, giving the protein MKTSVVAIVVIVLSVSLVSGQAETPDLKLDVYQIVGKDTRVFTITGDRYSTVSFVNVPVVQTPEERSIETSKGLIGEDERLVREEVFLLNRGVYGNLDAESGIKTPLILWAKGSADLGKQAGTLVVSNRMANQHTPLNEAPLIQDVEAAGYYDGSFARLSVDGMFGREDDELDGRFFRNHDRNVGRYRAGMTMRMSPLETWDASGRLTVMGASYKDADILRTEENEFVFAGNGRITGDLGSTTVVAHASGSRIELGDFMGTIFSADGVGEWLLGDSFGVKAGFAFSASRLPDEDTVVRLYPRAGIDWALSPDMYVRADFKSGVSEYSFSRLYGLNGLITYDVPMLFEDRKIDVSGEFGLSLQDGINMSVGGFYISSENMPVFTSWMLPADSSVVFYRIFDSGVVDMGGIRLKGEYDSAGHWGVDGCITLTSATCDSTDNVPYIPGIEAALNGFYLFRQVWKFRGTVQFYGEHYTEPESDNTEDAFFTVDIGVDRELFRDRLGLCVEVRNLTGEKGAWWTSPYHIPGIGLYAGLKATY